The Equus asinus isolate D_3611 breed Donkey chromosome 1, EquAss-T2T_v2, whole genome shotgun sequence genome segment GTTAAACAATATTAGAAAGGCAATCTAAAACACAAGGAAGCTGACCTGCGTCACACAAGAGTACGGGAATTGCTAGTGTGCTCTGGACTACGATCATTGCAGCCATTGTGAAGGAGGTATATGATTTGTGCATTATGAGGGTTTGGATGGGGAAGATATAAGATTGGAAATACAGGCCTGGTCCTGTGTCTTGAGATTCCCAGCCTACATCAGATGTCACCTGCTTCTCATTCAGGTGATTGTTGTTTTAGGGCAAGTTTTGATAAATTTAATTTAAGATCACCAACAGGTTGAGAAGTCCAGTGAGGGGTGGTAGGTGTGGGGAgccttttcaaaatgagaaacGTGAATCAATGAGTCAATATCTTTTATCTTCGAAGCATGAAGATTAGTCAGCAATATCTCATATGGTTCCTTCGGTGAGGCTGCACGGAGTCCTTCTGAAAGTATCTTTTTTCAATAAGCCAAGAGTTTCggcagctctgtgccagaaacaggatggaaaccaaatacatatttctcatTATAAGTCACCATATTACAACCATCAACTGGGTGAGCGAGGCctgaaatccaaaatcaaggtgtgggcagggtccGTTCTTTCCGTGGGCTCTCCTACCTCCTGCAGTGGCCCatagtccctggagcttgttGGCTGGCAGGTGCAGCGCTTCAATCTCTGCTTCCACTGTCGCGTGAGTGTCTTCTGCTTGTGTACCTCCATCTTCACAGTGTCTTCAAACAGTGCacgtctgtgtctgtgtccacattGCCccctcttctaaggacaccagtcatgctGGATTCGGCTctctttctgttccattggtctagtCTTTCTCTACCCCCACCAGAATGTCAGTGTTCTGATTACCATAACTTAAAATAAGTTTAATATCAAGTAGTGCGAGTCTAAGTGCAATCactgaaattttatatatttagatgtgtACCCACCACTAGATCAGGATAAGAGTATTCTCACCACTGCAGAGGCTCCTCACTCCCTTTTCACTCAAACCTCCCTCCTCAGAGACAACCACTGTATTCTGCCTTGTGCTGCCGTGAACTAGGCTTGCCTGTTCTTGAGCTTCCTCCAGGTGGAATAGCACGGTATAAGTCTGTAGAggcatccatgttgttacatgtcACAGTAGTTTCTTTTGTGTAATGCTCTGTGGCATTCAGCTGCACAGAACTATAACTGATGTGGCCATTCACCGGCTGATGGACACAGGCggttttccagtttggggcagtgatgaataaagctgccatgaacattcttgAATACGTCTTTTAGTGGACACGTGCAGGTGTGCCTATGTCCAGGTGGACCACCAGCAAAAAGAGGCATGACCTGGGGCGAGGTATTAGAAAACATCCTCTTCCTGAAATCCATAAATCCTTGGATGGCTAATGAAAGCAGGCAGAGAtggggagccggcctggtggcacagcggtcaagtgcgcacgttccacttggcggtccgggttcactggttcggatcttgggttcagacgtggcaccgcttggcaagccaagctgtggtaggcgtcccacatataaagtagaggaagatgggcacggatgttagcttagggccagccagtcttcctcagcaaaaagaggaggattggtgacagatgttagctcagggctaatcctcctcaaaaaaaacaacaaaaaacaaaaaaaggaagagacgGTGTGACACACAGTGTCTTGACATTCTCAGTTGCCAGAATGGGGAAGCAGCTGCTGGCAGACACTCAGGAGCTCTGGTGAGCTGAGCTGCACTCTCTGGGCCTGGAACCATGTTCAGAAGAGAAACAAGCATTTGTGCTAGATTCTGGGTCTGCTCATCTTGGGCCCACCCCTTGCCAAGTGTCTCCTGATTTGAGACACTTCCTGTCAACCCTTTCGCCTTGTCATTTAGTTTTGgccaatcttctctctcctctgtcacaTCAGCAAAAGCCATGTCAGGAAATGCCAGTGGTGACAAAGGAGGAAGTTATCCTGGGCACACAAACTCTCTTTTTCTCAGGTTCTGATCCTCCTGGTGGCGGGAAGTGGGGAGGTTTGTCCAGAGGAGGAAGACGGTGTGAGGATACATTTTCACTCCTTAACTCTCACACACCCTTCCCTgggcctgccctgcctgccccctctGTCCAGCTCAGCTGTGGGCACCGACATTCATCAGCAGGTAAGTCCTGCCCTGAGCCTGTCGGGCATATAGCCCTTCAGCAGCAGGCCAGGTGGCCAGAAAGAAGCCGGCTCAGTCAGCAACCCCCAGGGGTCCATGGCAGCCCAGGCCTCACAGAATCTTCACCATTGAGACCCAGCTTCTAAAACTgttcttctgccttttttccctGCTCACCAATTCCCTTGGCTACTGGGAATGCAGCCTCACCCCCAGCCTGCTTGGGTGGGGCGGGTAAGCCCTTGTCAGTCACCTTCCACCAGGGGTTAACGCCAGACCCTGTGCCTGCAGCTGTGTGGATGGGATCCCCTTCCCTGTGAACAGAGCTGCACCCGCCGTGCTAGGCTGAGCCCCACCCAAGTCTAGGTAGATACAGAGCCTGGGTCCCTGCTGCCACCACACCACTCATAGCAGAAGCCCTTTTTGGGCAGTGGTCCTTGTTTGACTCAGTCATATTTGCCAAGCCTGTGGGGACACTAGGATGTGGTAAGTTAACTTTTCACTGCACGGCCCAGTCGTAAAACCAAACATTGGTTAAGGTGCTAAACCGGTGGAATCATTTCCTACATCAGTAACATCGCTCCTCATTGAATCACAGATAGAGAAGGTCATTTTTCTCGTGAGAGGGAATCTTAACTTTGGACTCCACAGGGAGCCCAGGAATGTAACTTAACCCCAGAGCTGCCAGCTTTTCTAAAGTGCtatctgaaatttctgaggcctgCCTGGGTCAGCATGGAGAGGACACCATGGGGATGACGAAAGCAGTGGGAGCAAGAAATGAATTCTTAGTGCTAGGGCGGTGACGGAAAAAGAGGACTAGCTGGGGAAGCATATCACGGCTCCCTCcccctctgtctctgtgtctcagtctctctgtgtgtttttgtctctctgtctctctctctaagtGTGAGTAGTGTGTCTGAATcccattagaaaaaaatgtatactgTATTTATACTTTAATTCATCATTCAGTATATCCTTGACAAGAGAGAATGATTAGTTTGTCAAGACATTAATGAGAACTGAAACCTctacaaaaaaattttgaaacatttttttgctGAAATGTAACATCCCTACAGTAAAGTATaaccaactttcttttctttttttcttttaagattttatttttttcctttttctccccaaagccccccagtacatagttgtatattcttcgttgtgggtccttctaattgtggcatgtgggacgctgcctcagcgtggtttgatgagcagtgccatgtccacgcccaggattcgaaccaacgaaacactgggccgcctgcagcggagcgcgcgaacttaaccactccgccacggggccagccccaacaaactTTAATGGTTAGCTTgacgtatttttaaaaatgaagtcctCTTGAATAATCAACTTTCAGGTCAAGTTATAGATCATTATCCAAGGTATCCACTCTTCTGACTCCTATTACCAAagagagttttgtctgtttttgaaattTCTATAAGTGCAATCATagagtatatattcttttgtgtttgtcATTTCCCTCTCAACATCCTCTCTGTAAGAGTCATTCAGGTTTTGTGTAGCAGTTTATTCTTTATCGATTTCTATATAGTGTTCCATTTGTAAATATATCACTTTATTCATCCTTTCTACTCTGCCAGGTGTCATAAGACACATTGACATGTTCTGACATCTAGTCAGTCAGCATAGCTGACTTGTGGTTTCTCTGTAGCAATAATTTATCTGTACACGAAAGTGAGTGTGAGCACACAGATATATCTCATTAAACCAAAAGTGTTCCTAACTATTCTTCCTCTTAATTGAATAAAACAATGTCAGCAGTGGCTCCAGTTCCACCTGCCACAAAGGGAAGTCTGATGGAAAGAGGGTCAGAGTAAAACAGGCTGTCCTCATGATTGTCAGCAAATATCCTACTTTTGCAAATTTCTCAAAATGACCCTGTCAGCACATTGCGAGGCCCCTTCTAGGGCAGGAGAGGAGCTCGTGCAAGTGAAGGGTCCTGGAGCTGAGCTTCACCAGCTTCCTGGAAAACCCACCTCTGAGTAGAAGATTGCATATCAGATTGGCAGCCAGACTGTCAACAAGAGTCCAGTTCTGTGACCGAAATTTGGTCTAACATCACCTTCTCATGGTCCAGAGAAGAAGCTTCAGATGATAGGTCGGCTGTTACAACACCAGAAAAGTTGGTGAGCTAAATCATGCTATCATCAGAGAGCAAGATTTTCACCAAAAGTCTGGGGAAACCTGGGATAGATCCCAACAAGATGACTCTCCACCTGAAGCCTTCTAGATCTCAGCCCCTGCCCCACAGGGGAGTAGATTCTGGGTCCGCCTGTCCCCTCACTGCACTGTTGTGCTGCCTGCACCAGCCTCTGCCACCCGAACAACAGAGCAATCTCCATCCCTGCAGTGAAAGTGTGTGGTCTCCATGTAGAGATGGAGCAGTGGACAAGGGCTTGAGTGAAACCGTGGCTCGCCTCTCCCCAGTCCTCATCAGACTATGTCCTCCCCGAGAGCCGGAGGCCAGCCTGCCCCTCACCTGCCCTGGTACCAGATCTTCTCCTACATTTCATAACGATGATGCCAATTAGGACTGAGACAATTAGGACTAAGCAGATGACGATTGATGCGATGATCCCTGGATTTATCCACATGGATGAAGACTGGTGGGTGTCTGGGGTCTTTAATGGTGgttctaaataaagaaaaaagcaaagctcTGTCAAACTTAAGAATACACATACCTTCTTCACACCTATGTTCCCAGGCAGCACATGTCCCCCCACATATTTACTGACACATTAGGTGACAGCCACTCTACCAGGTCCTGAGGGATAAAGATGAACCGGGGTTgttccctgtcctcaaggagctcatgcTTGGACTGAGGGAGACAGTAAATGTCCATCTATCAGCATATgcggtgacatgttcactgtcgGTAGGCCTTTTTGAGGATGACAGAATTGGGGGTGCTTAGGTCTATCTGGGAGGGTGGTGACGGCTTTAAAAGAAGGGGCATTTTACCTCGTTAAGAAATaactaaaacagaggaagaagcaaAGGCCTGGAAGTGCAATGATGCAGAGATTTGGGGACCATCTAGCAACCAGGGCATTGGTtaatgggggagggggctgctgttTCGAGGGAGGGGGGATGGGAAAGGAGGATGGTGGGAAGTCCTAGGGCAGTCACTGACTCTCCAGACAGGAAGTCCACCGGAAATCAATCACTCGATCGATCATCCTTCCAGTTTTCAAACACGCACACAGACTCACATCCACGCGGGGAGGCAGTAGGCCTTACAGAGAGCTACCCCATCCTCTGCCCCTGCTCAGTTACCTGTAGGCTCTGGCACTTTCTCCCAGTGTTCTAAGAATTCCCTCAGCCAGTGACTGCAGTCTCCTGCTGAGAGCTTCCTGAAATGCTCTGCCAGGTCCTGGTTGTTCTCCCACTCCTCCTGGATCCCTCTGACTCCGGGATCAATGACTGTCCAGTTCATGCTCTTTGTGTCAAAGACGGCTGTCTGTCCATTGATGCTGAACTGCCAGGACGCACCAGTGCATCGTTCTGCTTCCCGCTGACAACACAGCTTGGCCTGCAGGGTGGGAAGACCTGCAACCCCCCCATACACAAAGACATCATCCTGGGCTCTTGAGAGCTTGACCATCTCCCAGGAGGTCAAGTGTGTCTGTGCACATTGAGGGGCCTGTATTCTTTCCTCCGTGACCTGCCCTTTCTTGCCCATTAGGTCACCTTGTCTCTGAGGCTGGACCCCTGTTCAGCTCTGTTagcccagccccttccctgcgtgtgctctgctcctccctctcctgccgactgtccccatctcccctcccccttcccataCTTACCCCTGGTCCTGTTCTTCTCCAGTCTGATGACAGGCAGGACCATCCTGAGCTCTTGCCCCACTTCTCCCAGCGTTTGCGTCGTCTGTCCAGGCAATGGTGGCGTTTACCTTCTCCCCCAGGAGACCCAAAGCTCTGACCTTTTTGCTGTCACTGTCATACTGAAGGAAAGGCTTTCTATCCACTGAGCCCTGGACTTCACACCAGGGTTGTCCAGGTCTGGCCTGAGGTTTGACAGTGAGGTTGAGGCAAAGAGAGTGAGCATCTGTGAGAGAAAGATGCAGGTGTGGCCCTGGGGCTCCCTCTGAAGGGCCTCGCTGCAGCGGGAGGAGTCCCCATCCCAGCCCCCTCCATCCTCTGGATCCTTGTCCTGTCTCCCCTTTACCTGGCTGAGGTTTAGGAAAATACTTTGATGTAAAATGCGTGGTACCATGGACTCCTCAGGTGCACGTACTGTTACCAGGAGGATTCatgtgacaaatatttttaacaacATCTACCAAATTGTGAAGTACAAAATATACACGACAgttttctcctcctgggacttAAAATAAGCTGAACAGACAGGACTTtcaacagaaagggaaaaaagacaccATGGAACACATGCCAAATTCCTGGTGGGTTCTGGGGactcaggaaaggcttcctggagcagAAGGTGGGACCTGGCAGGAGAGGGATAGCTGCCACATGCGAGCACAGTATCAGGTGGGGAGCCTGCGGCCGGGGTCCACCCCCAGAACTGGGTGTGAGGAACACCTGGGAGCCACTCCAGCTAAACCACACCCTCCCCGTGGTGAGAGCACATAGACAGGCGCTCACCTGCTGAAACCTGGTTGAAACTCCTCcccatcttccctcctccccctcccaggcAGGTCTGGAGATCCCAGGACACTCACCATGGCCCAGAGTCTGCCAGGCTTCTATCAGCAGCAGAGTCTTCCAAAGAAGACGTGCAGTGTGAGATGGCAGCGACATTTTAGGAGAGTAACTCGCAAAAGTAGCCAGGCGTGTTTATAAACGTTCACCAGTGGGCCCTGCCGGGCGTGTTCGCTCCAGGACAACTGAGGACAACCTGCTGAAATCCAGTGGGAAGAACAATTATAGCAAAGGAATATTTTGCAAGTAATCAAAATGCagttacttatttaaaaaaaataaaagatgtgacGTAAACAAACTTCACTTTAAATAGCCTCTCCTCTTCCCTACCCCGTGTCAAAAACCTCTTCTGGTGAGAGCAAGGCTGCTGGACGGGAAGCGAGCTCCTCTGCCCACTTCCTACCATCTACCTTCCTGTCCCTTCTCCTGCCTCTttgccccctccctctccccctccatcATGCCctgttctctccctcctcctctctccgcTCCTAACCTCTCAAACTCTTTTCTCTCAAATGATTAAGATTCGCTCTCACCAAGTGCACCGGATGTTAAGCAAGCTCACTGAGGACAGACAGCACCTGCTCTGTCATAAAGACGGGGTGAGCATGGATTCCAACCATCCTGCTGGAGCCGAGGCCTCAAGAAACCCCAGAGGTCATTACTGGTCTCTGTCCACCTGCCGGCTCCCAGACTCCTCCGAGGGCACCGGAGGAGCAAGGTCAGAGCAGAAGGTCTAGGGATTTCTGTCCTCTCCTCATCCAGCggcagcccctcccccgccccgcagCTGGCTCGCAAGTGGCCCCCCGGGCCGGTCGCAGCCTGGTCTCAGGGTCGGGGGGCTTCTGGAGGACGGGCCCGGCCCTGGGTCTTCCTCCCCCgctcctcctctcctcaccttcTCGGGTCGGacgcgggggggcggggggcgcggtcCTGGACGAGGCCGGTCTGCGGTGGTGGCTGCCCGTCTGTCCCGGTCCCGATGGGGCGGGGGCGCCGAGGACGGTCCCCCGGGCGCCGGGTCAGTTCTCCGCACTAGGGTCGGGGACGCTGACGCACCGAGGAGCGATCGCGGCTGCGGCGAGGGGACCGAGGGACTCGCTGCCTCCCTTTCATCAGATGCTGTTTGCAGATATGGCGGCGTCTGCAGACTTGAACCACAAATGAACTCTCAGTTTAGTCCTCGGGTTCCGGTTTGCAATTACCGCGCGAACGTCGCGGCCCTGCCTCCGCTGCAGCTCGGCGGGGCCCCCTGTCGGGCGGGGCGGCGGTAGCGGGACCCACAGCCGCTGAGCGGAGGTGGCCGGGTGATGCCCCCGCGCTCGAGGACACGTCCGTCCCCGGAGGATCTGGGCCGGGACTCCCTTGGGGCGACGGGAGCAAGGAGAGGGCGCTCTCTGCGCCGGGAGATGCGGGGGACGCACAGGTTCCTTCCTCCTGCCAACCCCGGGGGGACTTCGGGGACCCGGGACTGGAGGAGGGGGACAGGGAAATTACCCACAGAGCGACCTCCCCGTCCGCCCTGCCTTACGTCTAGTACCTCTACCCCGCCCGTGTGTGCCCCCCACTACTCTACTGACACCCTGCCTCCTTACCGTCTCTACGCCCGGTTTCCGCACCCTGTTCTTCCGCACACGCAAACACACGCATTCCCCCTCCCTTGCTGTTTTCggacccccaccccaacccttgTGCCTGCAAGGAGGTGTTTGTCCCTCTGCCCTTTGTAGGAGGGCAGGCCTAAAGAGAGTGTAATTGTGTCCTTGGACAGTCTCTAGGCTGGGTCTCTGAGGAGGTAAAACCGCAGAAATCAGCTCACCCCGTTTAGGCGTGGGCGGGGACTAGCCAGCAGAAGAATGTACCCCAGCAAACCCTGGTGGCAGCACCTGGCAGCCATCATGTCAGTCATTCTTGGGTGGAGTTCCTCGAAAGTCTGGctaaaataagtaattaaaaaaattaaattaagtaaaaGTACATGACACCAGGCATCCAATTCGTTCTTCTGACTGTCGTTCCCCCTTTTGGGAACAAGATCAATCTGGTTATACATCAAACAAGCCTTGAGATGTTGGCGTTCTCTATGTGTGGAGGGAGGTGAGGACCAGGGTTGTCACTTTCCCCCTCTATCTGTAAGAAAAGCAGCTGGGAAATGTGAGAGCCGGGCGTCCTCCGTCTTTCCGGTCTGTGGGTCTGTGCAGCTGGCAGCTTCCGTCACGAGGGTGGGGGTGCACGGTCGTTCTCACACGGCTGAGGAGGCTGCACGGCTGCTTCACCAACAGCGTGGGTTTCTGTACCGGCTTTGAGCCTGTGCAGCTCGCTCGCCAGATTCgcctgttagaccagggagaggggtcccaAAGTGCCCTCACGTTTCTTTTCGTGAGGAAGCGTCCTGCCTTTCCTGACCACAGCGGCGGCTGGCTTGTGTGTCAGCTGTGCCTGGGCTCCTTCGAGAAACGCTGCTGGAACAAGGACGGGACGGCCTCCCTCCGCCGGGCGGGAGGTGGGCTCTGCAGA includes the following:
- the LOC106837208 gene encoding LOW QUALITY PROTEIN: retinoic acid early transcript 1E (The sequence of the model RefSeq protein was modified relative to this genomic sequence to represent the inferred CDS: inserted 2 bases in 1 codon) yields the protein MSLPSHTARLLWKTLLLIEAWQTLGHDAHSLCLNLTVKPQARPGQPWCEVQGSVDRKPFLQYDSDSKKVRALGLLGEKVNATIAWXQTTQTLGEVGQELRMVLPVIRLEKNRTRGLPTLQAKLCCQREAERCTGASWQFSINGQTAVFDTKSMNWTVIDPGVRGIQEEWENNQDLAEHFRKLSAGDCSHWLREFLEHWEKVPEPTEPPLKTPDTHQSSSMWINPGIIASIVICLVLIVSVLIGIIVMKCRRRSGTRAADLSSEASSLDHEKVMLDQISVTELDSC